The Thermosynechococcus sp. CL-1 genomic interval GCGAGCTGCCGAAATTGATGCGGAAGTCATTTTCAAAGCCACTAAAGTAGATGGCGTCTATGACGCCGATCCCCACAAAAATCCTAACGCGCGTCGCTACCGCAGTCTCACCTATACCCATGCCCTTACCCATAACTTGGCGGTGATGGACAGTACAGCGATCGCCCTGTGTAAAGATAATGATATCCCCATTATTGTGTTTAGTTTAGAAACGGCCGGTAATATCTACCGTGCCTTGACTGGGGAACCCATTGGTACGATGGTTGGAGGCTCCTGTGAAATTAGCTGATGTCGAAGAGCGGATGCAAAAATCGGTTGAAGCAACCCAGCATGACTTTAATAGTATCCGCACGGGTCGCGCCAACGCGGCGTTATTAGACCGGGTGATGGTGGACTACTACGGCACGGAAACCCCCTTGCGCTCCTTGGCCAATATCTCTACCCCCGATGCAACCACGATTTTGATTCAGCCCTACGATCGCTCCACATTGGCCAGCATTGAAAAAGCCATTCAACTCTCTGACTTAGGATTGACGCCCAACAACGATGGCTCCAGCGTCCGCCTCAATATTCCGCCCTTGACCACAGAGCGACGCAAAGAACTGGTGAAAACTGCCGCCAAAATTGCCGAAGGGGGCAAAGTTGCCATTCGCAACATCCGTCGTGATGCCATTGATCACATCAAAAAAGAGGGCAAAGCCGGCGAACTCACTGAAGACGAAGTGAAAGACTTGCAAGAGAAAGTGCAAAAGCTCACCGATAAATACATCGGTAAAATTGATGCCCTGCTCGCCGAGAAAGAAAAGGACATTATGACCGTATAGGCTAGGTGCCCGGCGAGTGCCGCAGTTCGGGACTCAGGTGCGATCGCTCCGCAAGGGCAAGGAGCAATGGCCCACGGGAGGTATATTCGACAATACTGACACTGGCTACTGGGGCAGCAATGCGATCGCGAAATCGTCCCACATCAATACCCAGAAGACCACAGAGCATAATCCGAATTGTGGCCTTGTGGGAAACCAGCAGAACATTGCCGTCGGGATACTCCCGCTCAATTTCTAGGAGAACGGCATTACTGCGGTAGTAGATGTCAATCCCCCGCTCACCCCCTGTGGGCGCATTCCAGCCCGGATCCGCCAGCCAGCGCACATAGTCATCGTGGAACTTGGCATTCACCTCTTCCGGGGAGAGGCCTTCCCACTGACCATAGTAAATTTCCCGCAGACCATCGCGAACCTGCATCTGGAGACCGACGCGATCGCACAAAAACTGTGCCGTGGTTCGCGTGCGCAACGTGGGACTGACAAAGACGGCTTGCCAAGGCAACTGAGCATAGTGTTCGGCAAAGGCCTCAGCCATCGCTAGACCGGCATCCGTTAAGGGTGGATCCAGTTCTCCACAGTAGGCATTGGCGCGACTAAAGCTAGTTTGCCCGTGGCGCAAGAAATAGAGTGTTAAGACCACAACCTTCACCCCATACCGCTAGGGGCAGCATAGTCGAGGGGCACAAAGCTCGTCAACGCTGAGTCGTGTCCAATACACTCAATGTAACGCCTTGGTAATAATGCCCCAAAATTTGGTCGTAGGTGTAGCCCTGTAATGCCATACCGTAAGCCCCCCATTGACTCATGCCCAAGCCATGACCGTGACCTCGGCCAGTCATTGTAAAGGCCACTGGCACACTGTGCCCCCCTTGACTGGCCACATTGCCATACTCTGGCGTAATTGTCAGTAGGGTACTGCGCAATCCCAACACCCGCCGTAGTTCACTGCCTGAAATGGTGCGGCTACCCGCTGTGCCCACCACTTGCACTGCCATGACTCGCCCTTGGGGGGACAATTGCAAGGGGCGAAAGCCAACGATGGTACCAATACCGGGGAGGCGTTGTTGCAGTTGTGCCGCGGTGAAACGCACCGTCCACTGAAAGTTGGGGGAGACTTGGTCAAAGTCAGGGGTACCGCGCAGGTAGGGAACGGCATTTTGCCAAATGTGCTCTGAATTTTCAGTGTGACCCCCTGAGGAGGCATGGAAGACGGCTTCAATGATTTGGCCATTGTAGGTGAGCACTTGACCGCGGGTGGCGGCAACGGCAGCTAGGGTACTGGCGGTTTCTGAACTGACCCCCGGATACACCTGATGGGTGACGGTGGCACCCACATCAAAAAGACTACCGGGACGACGGCGTTCGCGATCGCGCCGAAAGAGGACAAAGGAACGGGAGGCCACCGCTTGAGCTTTGAGGGCTTCCAGCGGCCAAGAGGGATACATTTCCTTACCAACGACACTGGGCAGATACTCCTCTAAATCCACAAGGTTGATGACGATCATCCCCTCACTGGTACTCACCAATTGCAACCGCCCGCGATACCAGCGATCGCCCACCCGGACGAGGCCATTGTCTCGAGGTTCGAGGAAAACTTGCCGCCCCCGCACACCCCCTGCTTGTACCCCCGCCCCCGTCAGAACCGCCGTAATATTCTGCTGCGGTGCCACTGTCAGCACCCGACCCGCCTCATCCCGTAATTGCGCTGGGGTGGAGCTACTAATTGTTACTTGACGTACCCGATCTAAAACCGCGACCCGCAATTCCACTGCTGCGGCCGTCAGTTGTAGGAGCAGGCTGATCAAGCAGCCAAGACCCAGCGACTGCGACAGAAGACGCCAACGCACAATGAGGTAAGGCATATTCTACTCCTCAGGTAGGCGGCAATGGTGACGATGCCTAGCGGTGCTCGCGCAGACCACTCCAACCAATGGTAATAAAGCCCACTGCCAATAGAAAACTACGAATGCCTACCCTTAGACGATTCACAAAGGCTTCCTGTTGCGCTCGATTCACCGCTTCTTGTTGCTGGTTGCGGATGCGCTCCCGTGCCTGACCCGCTTGTTTATCAAGGGCTTGGGGGTCTTTTTGTAACTGCTCGAGAATCGCCCGTTGATCGGGGGGGAGTTGATTGCTTTTCAGGAGTTGCTCCAGTTGACCGCTACTGGCCAGTTGTTTAATTTGCTGCTGTTCCTGCTCAACCCGAATTTCTGCCTGTGCCGCCTCTTGATTGATTTGGTTGACCGCCTGTTCCATAATTTGCCCCGTAATCGATAGGTAGAGGGGAATCCCCAGCAGGCAGAGCAATCCTAGCAAACTCGAGAGGACAAAGACCCAAAATCGCCAATCCTTGAGGGCAGGTTCCCCCGGCTCCGGCTGCGTCGTACTGCCAGAAACCGCTTGAATCCAAAAGCCAGTGTAGATAAAGACAAACCCAATCAAGGGGGTGGCACCGCGCTCAATGAATTGGTTGACGACCGTGAGTTGCCACTGGCTGTTATTGAACTGGGGAGTAATAAAGAGGATACCCCACTCGACCAAGAAGGTGAGGAGCAGGATGATTCCCACCAGTTTTAGGAACTGAGCCGCCAAGGGGACAGGTCGCTTGGTTGATTTGGAAGCGGTCATGGACTGTGAGTGACTCGTCAACTACTGCATCAACCTTACTGGATTTTGGTGCCGTTGATTCATCTTGGACCCATTGACTCGCCTATGGCGCTGCTATCTTTGGCTACCGCAACCTTGGTATACTCCAATTGTGCATGGCGCTGATGCGGCTGGGCTGCTTCTCCCCAGTATTGCTCGTTCGCCATCCCTTTGCGCATTGAGGCACAACAAATCCATGGTCATTGTGGCAGTCTTAGCGGCAGGACGAGGCACACGGATGAAATCCTCGCTGCCAAAAGTTCTCCATCCCCTAGGTGGGCGATCGCTGGTGGGCTGGGTTTTGCACCAAGTTCAATCTCTGCAACCGCAACGGCAGTTTGTGATCATTGGTTATGGGGGAGACACAGTGCGGGCTGCCTTAGCGGATCAACCCCACGTGGAATTTGTCGAGCAGCGCGAACAACTGGGAACGGGTCATGCGGTACAGCAGCTTTTGCCCCACCTCAAGGACTATGAAGGCCATCTTTTGGTACTTAACGGCGATGTGCCCCTCTTGCGTGGCGAGACGCTAGCACACTTGCTCGCAGTTCACCAGCAACACAACAATGCAGCCACCATTTTAACGGCACAAATTCCCAACCCCCAGGGCTATGGCCGTGTGATTTGTGACAGTCAGAATATCTTGAAGCAAATTATTGAAGACCGTGACTGCACCACAGCCCAAAAGCAAAACCGCCGCATCAATGCTGGGGTGTATTGTTTCCACTGGCCCCAACTTGCTGCTGTGTTGCCCTATCTCCAAGCCAACAATGATCAGCAGGAATACTACCTCACGGATGCCGTCAATGCCCTCAGTCCTGTGATGGCGGTGGACGTGGAAGACTATGAGGAAATTTTGGGCGTTAACGATCGCGTGCAGTTGGCGGCAGCCTATCAAGTGCTGCAAAATCGCATCAAAACTGCTTGGATGCAGGCGGGGGTGACCCTGATTGATCCGGCCAGTACCACGATTGAAGACACCGTTGAGCTAGCACCGGATGTGGTGATTGAACCCCAAACTCACCTGCGCGGCCAAACCCGTATTGGCAGTGGTAGCATCATTGGCCCCGGCACTTTGATTGAAAACAGTGTTATTGGCGAACGGGTGACGGCTCGCTATGCCGTGATTAGCGACAGTGAGATTGGCCATGATACCCAAGTGGGGCCTTTTGCCCACATCCGCCAGCAAAGTCTGGTTGCCGATCACTGCCGCATTGGTAACTTTGTCGAGCTAAAAAAAGCGCAGTTGGGCAGTGACACCAAGGCCTCTCATCTGTCCTACCTAGGCGATGCCACCTTGGGCGATCGCGTGAATATTGGTGCCGGCACGATTACTGCCAACTACGACGGTGTGCGCAAGCACCCCACCCATATTGGTAGCGGCACCAAGACCGGGGCTAATAGTGTTTTAGTGGCTCCGGTAACCCTCGGCGAAAATGTTACGGTGGCGGCGGGTTCAACGGTGACAGAAGATGTACCGGATCATGCCCTTGTCATTGCCCGCTGTCGTCAAGTGGTCAAGCCCAACTGGCACCCCAAAGCCTAGCCCGCCCCACAGCAGGGTTCAATGCCCAGCCGCCGCAGGAGCAGATCACTCACCGCATTAGCAACCGCAAACTCGCTATAGAAGCTTTGGGAAAAATCAAACTCTTGCAACTCCGTGACCAGAGCCAAGAGAATGCCGCCAAGATCATGCTCCCCTTCCAGCCGCTGACGGCGGTACACTTGGGCGGCTCGCTGGGCGATCGCCAGATTCACAGCTTCCGGTAAATACTCGGTGTTGAGCCAATCGAGAAGAGCTGCCTCCAACCATGCCGCATCCGCAGTGCAGTCACCACAGGGGGGAAGTTGAAGCGGCGGAATTGGGGTACTCATGGCAGAGTCCTAAACTCGTCTGATTAAGTTCATCTTATAACTTGCAGTCAGCAATGGGCGATACTGGATTCGAACCAGTGACCCCTTCCGTGTGAAGGAAGTGCGCTACCACTGTGCTAATCGCCCTAGTTCAGACGATTTTTAATCATATCTTGGTTTGCAGGCTTTTGTAAATCGCTCAGACGAGGCGGCGGCAAATTTCATCAAAGGTTGCGGCGGGATCCGCTGCTTGTAAAATCGGACGGCCAATCACAAGATAAGAGGCACCAGCAGCAAAGGCGGCATTGGGCGTCAGCGATCGCGCTTGATCCCCTGTGGCAGTACCAAGGGGGCGAATCCCCGGACAAATTCTCAAGAACTCCTCTCCGCAGCGTTGTTTTACCCGTGCCGCCTCCTGAGGAGAGCAGACAATGCCCGCCAGTCCCGCTTGATGGGCCAGATCAGCCATGCGTTCAACATAGGTGGCCGGATCAAGGGGAATCTGGAGTTCTTGCTGCAGGGTGTTTGCGTCAATGCTGGTGAGCAAGGTCACCCCAATGAGTTGGGTGGCGCTTCCCCCTAGAGCCGCCTGCGCGCTTTTCAGACCCGCTAATCCCGTTGCCGCATGGATAGTCACAAAGTCCACGCCATAGGGGGCGATCGCCCGGGCTGCGGCGGCCACCGTATTGGGAATATCGTGGAGCTTCAAATCGAGAAAGATACGCTTCCCCTGATCCTTGAGGACATCGAGAATAATCGGCCCACTGGCACAAAAGAGTTCTAGCCCCACCTTCCAAAATTGCACTTGGGGCAGCGTATGAATAGTGGCGATCGCCACCTCCAAATTGGGCACATCCAAGGCCACAATAATTTTGCTGGCAACAGCCTCTTGAGAATTAAACAAGTCTCTTGGATCTCCTCAGACGATTCACAGGGGACGGCGCACACAGCGCAACAACCACAGCGCCACAATAATACCCGTCAACTGAGCGGCAATCGTATTCACCTTCGCCTGAATCACAAAAATCTCCAACGGCTCAATCAAGACATTAGTGGCATAGACCGCCGCCCCTTGGGGAATCGACAGCACCTTGAGCAACAACATTCCCACATTCCACTCGGCGGCAGCCACCGTAAAAATCATGCCAGCAATATTTACCCAGAGACCAATATTCAAGCTGCGGATCACGTGCTCCTTGGTCGGGCGTTTTTCTGGGCGATCCAAGCGTCGTCCCAGTTGCGGATAGCGATAGCAGCAGTAAATACTCACGCCCAAAAACACTAGACCAATAATCGCCAGCACTAAGCCCAGTGTGGGACTATTCATGCCATTTTGCGGACGATTGATATTAAATTGACGACTAAAAACAACGATGATAATAATCAACAGCGAGACAAAGCCAAGGACGACCTGTGTCCAAAAGCCAATCCAGCCAAAGCGTTGCAGTTCACGGCCAAGACGGTGGAGAGGTTGGGTCGTACTGCGATGGGATGGTGGGGGGGCATTACCGGGAAGACGTTCCATGGTCGGGTGAGGAAGAGGGCTTAGGCTTGATCATAGCGAAGGGCCATGGGGTGCCGCCAAGTAGGAACACCAATCGCTCCAACTGCCCGCATAGAGCTTGGTTTGATGCAGGCCAGCGATCGCCAGCCCCAAAATATCCACACAGGCGGTTACCCCCGACCCGCAATAGACAATGATTTGCTCAGCCGCAGCCAAGGGCTGCCAGTGGGCTTGCAGTTCGGCAACCGATTTGAGTCGCCCCTGTGCATCGGAGATGGCCTGCCACGGATAATTCACTGCTCCGGGAATATGACCTGCCACGGGGTCAATCGGTTCAATTTCACCGCGATAGCGACGGGGTTCGCGGGCATCCACAATCACTGTCTGGGGGGCAGCTTGAGCAGCTATCACGGCAGCGCGATCCACTACCCACTCCGGATGAGGATGGG includes:
- the frr gene encoding ribosome recycling factor; this encodes MKLADVEERMQKSVEATQHDFNSIRTGRANAALLDRVMVDYYGTETPLRSLANISTPDATTILIQPYDRSTLASIEKAIQLSDLGLTPNNDGSSVRLNIPPLTTERRKELVKTAAKIAEGGKVAIRNIRRDAIDHIKKEGKAGELTEDEVKDLQEKVQKLTDKYIGKIDALLAEKEKDIMTV
- a CDS encoding histidine phosphatase family protein produces the protein MVLTLYFLRHGQTSFSRANAYCGELDPPLTDAGLAMAEAFAEHYAQLPWQAVFVSPTLRTRTTAQFLCDRVGLQMQVRDGLREIYYGQWEGLSPEEVNAKFHDDYVRWLADPGWNAPTGGERGIDIYYRSNAVLLEIEREYPDGNVLLVSHKATIRIMLCGLLGIDVGRFRDRIAAPVASVSIVEYTSRGPLLLALAERSHLSPELRHSPGT
- a CDS encoding SpoIID/LytB domain-containing protein; this translates as MPYLIVRWRLLSQSLGLGCLISLLLQLTAAAVELRVAVLDRVRQVTISSSTPAQLRDEAGRVLTVAPQQNITAVLTGAGVQAGGVRGRQVFLEPRDNGLVRVGDRWYRGRLQLVSTSEGMIVINLVDLEEYLPSVVGKEMYPSWPLEALKAQAVASRSFVLFRRDRERRRPGSLFDVGATVTHQVYPGVSSETASTLAAVAATRGQVLTYNGQIIEAVFHASSGGHTENSEHIWQNAVPYLRGTPDFDQVSPNFQWTVRFTAAQLQQRLPGIGTIVGFRPLQLSPQGRVMAVQVVGTAGSRTISGSELRRVLGLRSTLLTITPEYGNVASQGGHSVPVAFTMTGRGHGHGLGMSQWGAYGMALQGYTYDQILGHYYQGVTLSVLDTTQR
- a CDS encoding HpsJ family protein, with the translated sequence MTASKSTKRPVPLAAQFLKLVGIILLLTFLVEWGILFITPQFNNSQWQLTVVNQFIERGATPLIGFVFIYTGFWIQAVSGSTTQPEPGEPALKDWRFWVFVLSSLLGLLCLLGIPLYLSITGQIMEQAVNQINQEAAQAEIRVEQEQQQIKQLASSGQLEQLLKSNQLPPDQRAILEQLQKDPQALDKQAGQARERIRNQQQEAVNRAQQEAFVNRLRVGIRSFLLAVGFITIGWSGLREHR
- the glmU gene encoding bifunctional UDP-N-acetylglucosamine diphosphorylase/glucosamine-1-phosphate N-acetyltransferase GlmU, which gives rise to MVIVAVLAAGRGTRMKSSLPKVLHPLGGRSLVGWVLHQVQSLQPQRQFVIIGYGGDTVRAALADQPHVEFVEQREQLGTGHAVQQLLPHLKDYEGHLLVLNGDVPLLRGETLAHLLAVHQQHNNAATILTAQIPNPQGYGRVICDSQNILKQIIEDRDCTTAQKQNRRINAGVYCFHWPQLAAVLPYLQANNDQQEYYLTDAVNALSPVMAVDVEDYEEILGVNDRVQLAAAYQVLQNRIKTAWMQAGVTLIDPASTTIEDTVELAPDVVIEPQTHLRGQTRIGSGSIIGPGTLIENSVIGERVTARYAVISDSEIGHDTQVGPFAHIRQQSLVADHCRIGNFVELKKAQLGSDTKASHLSYLGDATLGDRVNIGAGTITANYDGVRKHPTHIGSGTKTGANSVLVAPVTLGENVTVAAGSTVTEDVPDHALVIARCRQVVKPNWHPKA
- the pyrF gene encoding orotidine-5'-phosphate decarboxylase, with the translated sequence MFNSQEAVASKIIVALDVPNLEVAIATIHTLPQVQFWKVGLELFCASGPIILDVLKDQGKRIFLDLKLHDIPNTVAAAARAIAPYGVDFVTIHAATGLAGLKSAQAALGGSATQLIGVTLLTSIDANTLQQELQIPLDPATYVERMADLAHQAGLAGIVCSPQEAARVKQRCGEEFLRICPGIRPLGTATGDQARSLTPNAAFAAGASYLVIGRPILQAADPAATFDEICRRLV
- a CDS encoding DUF3611 family protein, with protein sequence MERLPGNAPPPSHRSTTQPLHRLGRELQRFGWIGFWTQVVLGFVSLLIIIIVVFSRQFNINRPQNGMNSPTLGLVLAIIGLVFLGVSIYCCYRYPQLGRRLDRPEKRPTKEHVIRSLNIGLWVNIAGMIFTVAAAEWNVGMLLLKVLSIPQGAAVYATNVLIEPLEIFVIQAKVNTIAAQLTGIIVALWLLRCVRRPL